In Scophthalmus maximus strain ysfricsl-2021 chromosome 5, ASM2237912v1, whole genome shotgun sequence, a single window of DNA contains:
- the LOC118311746 gene encoding transcriptional repressor p66 alpha isoform X2 yields MSEEAVRQTRSQKRALVREGAPQSTENSDNENDIKKPKLDPSEPTAPAQTTPKPDPELAQDGRSRTSTGSEHEDEQEQSCLPLPSALPLAPNDDREQSPRQHAAEPSSDNRTDCSDRASSEGTEPAVDTRSRARPTEPKASSGMLTAGEVKATIKVEVQTGEQPVDMSTSRGIKREKRPPSPDDDDDDDVIILSDNDSPSPPMNGLSHFKELDTDLLMKSSPAEREQIIKQLKEELRLEEAKLVLLKKLRQSQIQRDTLQKPSGLTGSSAAPPPLIRGTNTSNKGSQQILTGRSSGTVIPPPLVRGGQQVSSKHGSQIIMPPLVRGAQPISVSPQQIQALRQQQQQQQQLAASGGSGSGPPPLLLGPRTSAPTAQGQRGMVQSALIRIGNSANMLASASSLKGSSSGSSSLSGVGVNDSPASRHAAAKLALRKQLEKTLLEIPPPKPPAPEFNFLPSAANNEFIYLVGLEEVVQNLLDTIHRGKTGVPLSKATIKDPFICTQCNTDFTCRWRQDKTKGGAMLCEDCMSSNQKKVLKAEHTSRLKAAFVKALQQEQEIEQRIIQQTSSSVSHSSSSSASSLKVEQLVSQQLKQAQARASSLQHHHQASRAANIIHHHSIKSSQGQLSHGVSSVGVRGVPHSFSSSSQLQSAVAAAALVSRPGKHAHVSHRSVQSSKVSSSGIGGGRNISGGSASSTAWKKQSNSNTGVTMAYVNPSLTGHKTSATVDARQREYLLGMIPSRSSISQTANTWK; encoded by the exons ATGTCTGAGGAGGCAGTCCGCCAGACGCGCAGCCAGAAGAGGGCGCTGGTGAGGGAGGGCGCTCCCCAGTCTACAGAAAACTCcgataatgaaaatgacatcAAAAAGCCTAAATTGGACCCGTCTGAACCCACGGCACCGGCACAAACGACACCAAAACCCGACCCTGAACTGGCTCAGGATGGTCGGAGCCGGACTAGCACCGGATCAGAGCACGAGGACGAACAAGAGCAGAGCTGCTTGCCGTTACCTTCGGCGTTACCATTGGCCCCCAATGATGATCGGGAGCAGAGCCCGAGGCAGCATGCGGCTGAACCAAGCTCAGACAATCGGACTGACTGCAGTGATAGAGCCAGCAGCGAGGGGACGGAGCCTGCTGTGGATACAAGGAGCCGGGCCCGGCCGACAGAGCCAAAGGCGTCCAGTGGCATGCTGACTGCTGGCGAGGTGAAGGCCACCATCAAAGTCGAGGTTCAGACGGGAGAGCAACCTGTGGACATGAGCACCTCCAGAGG TATAAAAAGGGAGAAGCGCCCTCCGTCCcctgacgacgacgatgatgatgatgtaatcaTCTTGTCAGATAACGACTCCCCGAGTCCACCCATGAACGGCCTGAGCCACTTTAAGGAGCTGGACACAGACCTTCTCATG AAGAGCAGCCCAGCGGAGAGGGAGCAAATCATTaagcagctgaaggaggagctgaGACTGGAAGAGGCCAAGCTGGTGCTGCTGAAGAAACTCCGACAGAGCCAGATACAGAGGGACACCCTCCAAAAG cccTCAGGTCTGACcggctcctctgctgctccacctcctctaATTCGAGGAACGAATACAAGCAATAAAGGCTCTCAGCAG ATACTGACCGGCAGGAGTTCAGGCACGGTCATCCCTCCACCACTGGTGAGAGGGGGGCAGCAGGTTTCGTCCAAACATGGCTCCCAGATCATCATGCCGCCTCTGGTCAGAGGGGCACAG CCCATCTCCGTTTCTCCACAGCAGATCCAGGCTctccgccagcagcagcagcagcagcagcagttggcTGCCTCTGGAGGCTCGGGCTCAGGaccccctcctctgcttttgGGCCCCAGGACCTCAGCCCCTACAGCCCAGGGCCAGAGAGGCATGGTCCAGTCAGCCCTCATCAGAATCGGCAATAGCGCTAACATGCTG GCCTCAGCATCCAGTTTGAAGGGCTCCTCCTCAGGAAGCAGCAGCCTGTCTGGGGTTGGCGTGAACGACTCTCCAGCCAGCCGCCACGCTGCAGCTAAACTCGCCCTGCGAAAACAACTGGAGAAGACCCTCCTGGAGATCCCCCCACCCAAGCCCCCTGCCCCGGAGTTCAACTTCCTGCCCTCAGCAGCCAATAATGAGTTCATTTACCTGGTGGGACTGGAAGAGGTGGTGCAGAATCTGCTGGATACCATCCACAGAG GAAAGACAGGCGTACCACTGTCCAAGGCCACTATCAAAGACCCTTTCATCTGCACTCAGTGCAACACTGACTTCACCTGCCGCTGGAGGCAAGACAAGACTAAAGGAGGGGCAATGCTCTGTGAAGACTGCATGTCATCCAATCAGAAGAAGGTTCTGAAAGCTGAGCACACCAGTAGGCTGAAAGCAGCGTTTGTCAAAGCACTGCAGCAAGAGCAGGAAATCGAGCAGCGAATCATTCAGCAGACATCTTCATCGGTGTCCCACAGTAGCTCCTCATCCGCTTCATCGCTGAAGGTGGAGCAGTTGGTTTCTCAGCAGCTTAAGCAGGCTCAGGCCAGAGCATCCTCcctccagcaccaccaccaggccAGCCGAGCAGCCAACATCATTCACCATCACTCCATCAAG AGTTCCCAGGGCCAGTTGTCCCACGGCGTCTCATCAGTGGGGGTGAGGGGCGTCCCCcattccttctcctcctcctcccagctgCAGAGTGCAGTGGCGGCTGCAGCTTTGGTCAGCCGGCCAGGTAAGCATGCCCATGTTTCCCACCGCTCTGTCCAGAGTTCAAAGGTGAGCAGCAGTGGAATCGGCGGCGGCAGGAATATCAGCGGAGGTAGTGCCTCATCCACTGCATGGAAGAAGCAGAGCAACAGCAACACAG GAGTGACTATGGCTTATGTGAACCCCAGTCTGACGGGCCACAAGACATCAGCCACCGTGGACGCTCGTCAGAGGGAGTACCTGCTGGGCATGATCCCCTCTCGCTCGTCGATCTCGCAGACTGCAAACACATGGAAATAA
- the LOC118311746 gene encoding transcriptional repressor p66 alpha isoform X6, whose amino-acid sequence MSEEAVRQTRSQKRALVREGAPQSTENSDNENDIKKPKLDPSEPTAPAQTTPKPDPELAQDGRSRTSTGSEHEDEQEQSCLPLPSALPLAPNDDREQSPRQHAAEPSSDNRTDCSDRASSEGTEPAVDTRSRARPTEPKASSGMLTAGEVKATIKVEVQTGEQPVDMSTSRGSIKREKRPPSPDDDDDDDVIILSDNDSPSPPMNGLSHFKELDTDLLMKSSPAEREQIIKQLKEELRLEEAKLVLLKKLRQSQIQRDTLQKPSGLTGSSAAPPPLIRGTNTSNKGSQQILTGRSSGTVIPPPLVRGGQQVSSKHGSQIIMPPLVRGAQPISVSPQQIQALRQQQQQQQQLAASGGSGSGPPPLLLGPRTSAPTAQGQRGMVQSALIRIGNSANMLASASSLKGSSSGSSSLSGVGVNDSPASRHAAAKLALRKQLEKTLLEIPPPKPPAPEFNFLPSAANNEFIYLVGLEEVVQNLLDTIHRGKTGVPLSKATIKDPFICTQCNTDFTCRWRQDKTKGGAMLCEDCMSSNQKKVLKAEHTSRLKAAFVKALQQEQEIEQRIIQQTSSSVSHSSSSSASSLKVEQLVSQQLKQAQARASSLQHHHQASRAANIIHHHSIKSSQGQLSHGVSSVGVRGVPHSFSSSSQLQSAVAAAALVSRPGVTMAYVNPSLTGHKTSATVDARQREYLLGMIPSRSSISQTANTWK is encoded by the exons ATGTCTGAGGAGGCAGTCCGCCAGACGCGCAGCCAGAAGAGGGCGCTGGTGAGGGAGGGCGCTCCCCAGTCTACAGAAAACTCcgataatgaaaatgacatcAAAAAGCCTAAATTGGACCCGTCTGAACCCACGGCACCGGCACAAACGACACCAAAACCCGACCCTGAACTGGCTCAGGATGGTCGGAGCCGGACTAGCACCGGATCAGAGCACGAGGACGAACAAGAGCAGAGCTGCTTGCCGTTACCTTCGGCGTTACCATTGGCCCCCAATGATGATCGGGAGCAGAGCCCGAGGCAGCATGCGGCTGAACCAAGCTCAGACAATCGGACTGACTGCAGTGATAGAGCCAGCAGCGAGGGGACGGAGCCTGCTGTGGATACAAGGAGCCGGGCCCGGCCGACAGAGCCAAAGGCGTCCAGTGGCATGCTGACTGCTGGCGAGGTGAAGGCCACCATCAAAGTCGAGGTTCAGACGGGAGAGCAACCTGTGGACATGAGCACCTCCAGAGG CAGTATAAAAAGGGAGAAGCGCCCTCCGTCCcctgacgacgacgatgatgatgatgtaatcaTCTTGTCAGATAACGACTCCCCGAGTCCACCCATGAACGGCCTGAGCCACTTTAAGGAGCTGGACACAGACCTTCTCATG AAGAGCAGCCCAGCGGAGAGGGAGCAAATCATTaagcagctgaaggaggagctgaGACTGGAAGAGGCCAAGCTGGTGCTGCTGAAGAAACTCCGACAGAGCCAGATACAGAGGGACACCCTCCAAAAG cccTCAGGTCTGACcggctcctctgctgctccacctcctctaATTCGAGGAACGAATACAAGCAATAAAGGCTCTCAGCAG ATACTGACCGGCAGGAGTTCAGGCACGGTCATCCCTCCACCACTGGTGAGAGGGGGGCAGCAGGTTTCGTCCAAACATGGCTCCCAGATCATCATGCCGCCTCTGGTCAGAGGGGCACAG CCCATCTCCGTTTCTCCACAGCAGATCCAGGCTctccgccagcagcagcagcagcagcagcagttggcTGCCTCTGGAGGCTCGGGCTCAGGaccccctcctctgcttttgGGCCCCAGGACCTCAGCCCCTACAGCCCAGGGCCAGAGAGGCATGGTCCAGTCAGCCCTCATCAGAATCGGCAATAGCGCTAACATGCTG GCCTCAGCATCCAGTTTGAAGGGCTCCTCCTCAGGAAGCAGCAGCCTGTCTGGGGTTGGCGTGAACGACTCTCCAGCCAGCCGCCACGCTGCAGCTAAACTCGCCCTGCGAAAACAACTGGAGAAGACCCTCCTGGAGATCCCCCCACCCAAGCCCCCTGCCCCGGAGTTCAACTTCCTGCCCTCAGCAGCCAATAATGAGTTCATTTACCTGGTGGGACTGGAAGAGGTGGTGCAGAATCTGCTGGATACCATCCACAGAG GAAAGACAGGCGTACCACTGTCCAAGGCCACTATCAAAGACCCTTTCATCTGCACTCAGTGCAACACTGACTTCACCTGCCGCTGGAGGCAAGACAAGACTAAAGGAGGGGCAATGCTCTGTGAAGACTGCATGTCATCCAATCAGAAGAAGGTTCTGAAAGCTGAGCACACCAGTAGGCTGAAAGCAGCGTTTGTCAAAGCACTGCAGCAAGAGCAGGAAATCGAGCAGCGAATCATTCAGCAGACATCTTCATCGGTGTCCCACAGTAGCTCCTCATCCGCTTCATCGCTGAAGGTGGAGCAGTTGGTTTCTCAGCAGCTTAAGCAGGCTCAGGCCAGAGCATCCTCcctccagcaccaccaccaggccAGCCGAGCAGCCAACATCATTCACCATCACTCCATCAAG AGTTCCCAGGGCCAGTTGTCCCACGGCGTCTCATCAGTGGGGGTGAGGGGCGTCCCCcattccttctcctcctcctcccagctgCAGAGTGCAGTGGCGGCTGCAGCTTTGGTCAGCCGGCCAG GAGTGACTATGGCTTATGTGAACCCCAGTCTGACGGGCCACAAGACATCAGCCACCGTGGACGCTCGTCAGAGGGAGTACCTGCTGGGCATGATCCCCTCTCGCTCGTCGATCTCGCAGACTGCAAACACATGGAAATAA
- the LOC118311746 gene encoding transcriptional repressor p66 alpha isoform X5: protein MSEEAVRQTRSQKRALVREGAPQSTENSDNENDIKKPKLDPSEPTAPAQTTPKPDPELAQDGRSRTSTGSEHEDEQEQSCLPLPSALPLAPNDDREQSPRQHAAEPSSDNRTDCSDRASSEGTEPAVDTRSRARPTEPKASSGMLTAGEVKATIKVEVQTGEQPVDMSTSRGSIKREKRPPSPDDDDDDDVIILSDNDSPSPPMNGLSHFKELDTDLLMKSSPAEREQIIKQLKEELRLEEAKLVLLKKLRQSQIQRDTLQKPSGLTGSSAAPPPLIRGTNTSNKGSQQILTGRSSGTVIPPPLVRGGQQVSSKHGSQIIMPPLVRGAQIQALRQQQQQQQQLAASGGSGSGPPPLLLGPRTSAPTAQGQRGMVQSALIRIGNSANMLASASSLKGSSSGSSSLSGVGVNDSPASRHAAAKLALRKQLEKTLLEIPPPKPPAPEFNFLPSAANNEFIYLVGLEEVVQNLLDTIHRGKTGVPLSKATIKDPFICTQCNTDFTCRWRQDKTKGGAMLCEDCMSSNQKKVLKAEHTSRLKAAFVKALQQEQEIEQRIIQQTSSSVSHSSSSSASSLKVEQLVSQQLKQAQARASSLQHHHQASRAANIIHHHSIKSSQGQLSHGVSSVGVRGVPHSFSSSSQLQSAVAAAALVSRPGKHAHVSHRSVQSSKVSSSGIGGGRNISGGSASSTAWKKQSNSNTGVTMAYVNPSLTGHKTSATVDARQREYLLGMIPSRSSISQTANTWK, encoded by the exons ATGTCTGAGGAGGCAGTCCGCCAGACGCGCAGCCAGAAGAGGGCGCTGGTGAGGGAGGGCGCTCCCCAGTCTACAGAAAACTCcgataatgaaaatgacatcAAAAAGCCTAAATTGGACCCGTCTGAACCCACGGCACCGGCACAAACGACACCAAAACCCGACCCTGAACTGGCTCAGGATGGTCGGAGCCGGACTAGCACCGGATCAGAGCACGAGGACGAACAAGAGCAGAGCTGCTTGCCGTTACCTTCGGCGTTACCATTGGCCCCCAATGATGATCGGGAGCAGAGCCCGAGGCAGCATGCGGCTGAACCAAGCTCAGACAATCGGACTGACTGCAGTGATAGAGCCAGCAGCGAGGGGACGGAGCCTGCTGTGGATACAAGGAGCCGGGCCCGGCCGACAGAGCCAAAGGCGTCCAGTGGCATGCTGACTGCTGGCGAGGTGAAGGCCACCATCAAAGTCGAGGTTCAGACGGGAGAGCAACCTGTGGACATGAGCACCTCCAGAGG CAGTATAAAAAGGGAGAAGCGCCCTCCGTCCcctgacgacgacgatgatgatgatgtaatcaTCTTGTCAGATAACGACTCCCCGAGTCCACCCATGAACGGCCTGAGCCACTTTAAGGAGCTGGACACAGACCTTCTCATG AAGAGCAGCCCAGCGGAGAGGGAGCAAATCATTaagcagctgaaggaggagctgaGACTGGAAGAGGCCAAGCTGGTGCTGCTGAAGAAACTCCGACAGAGCCAGATACAGAGGGACACCCTCCAAAAG cccTCAGGTCTGACcggctcctctgctgctccacctcctctaATTCGAGGAACGAATACAAGCAATAAAGGCTCTCAGCAG ATACTGACCGGCAGGAGTTCAGGCACGGTCATCCCTCCACCACTGGTGAGAGGGGGGCAGCAGGTTTCGTCCAAACATGGCTCCCAGATCATCATGCCGCCTCTGGTCAGAGGGGCACAG ATCCAGGCTctccgccagcagcagcagcagcagcagcagttggcTGCCTCTGGAGGCTCGGGCTCAGGaccccctcctctgcttttgGGCCCCAGGACCTCAGCCCCTACAGCCCAGGGCCAGAGAGGCATGGTCCAGTCAGCCCTCATCAGAATCGGCAATAGCGCTAACATGCTG GCCTCAGCATCCAGTTTGAAGGGCTCCTCCTCAGGAAGCAGCAGCCTGTCTGGGGTTGGCGTGAACGACTCTCCAGCCAGCCGCCACGCTGCAGCTAAACTCGCCCTGCGAAAACAACTGGAGAAGACCCTCCTGGAGATCCCCCCACCCAAGCCCCCTGCCCCGGAGTTCAACTTCCTGCCCTCAGCAGCCAATAATGAGTTCATTTACCTGGTGGGACTGGAAGAGGTGGTGCAGAATCTGCTGGATACCATCCACAGAG GAAAGACAGGCGTACCACTGTCCAAGGCCACTATCAAAGACCCTTTCATCTGCACTCAGTGCAACACTGACTTCACCTGCCGCTGGAGGCAAGACAAGACTAAAGGAGGGGCAATGCTCTGTGAAGACTGCATGTCATCCAATCAGAAGAAGGTTCTGAAAGCTGAGCACACCAGTAGGCTGAAAGCAGCGTTTGTCAAAGCACTGCAGCAAGAGCAGGAAATCGAGCAGCGAATCATTCAGCAGACATCTTCATCGGTGTCCCACAGTAGCTCCTCATCCGCTTCATCGCTGAAGGTGGAGCAGTTGGTTTCTCAGCAGCTTAAGCAGGCTCAGGCCAGAGCATCCTCcctccagcaccaccaccaggccAGCCGAGCAGCCAACATCATTCACCATCACTCCATCAAG AGTTCCCAGGGCCAGTTGTCCCACGGCGTCTCATCAGTGGGGGTGAGGGGCGTCCCCcattccttctcctcctcctcccagctgCAGAGTGCAGTGGCGGCTGCAGCTTTGGTCAGCCGGCCAGGTAAGCATGCCCATGTTTCCCACCGCTCTGTCCAGAGTTCAAAGGTGAGCAGCAGTGGAATCGGCGGCGGCAGGAATATCAGCGGAGGTAGTGCCTCATCCACTGCATGGAAGAAGCAGAGCAACAGCAACACAG GAGTGACTATGGCTTATGTGAACCCCAGTCTGACGGGCCACAAGACATCAGCCACCGTGGACGCTCGTCAGAGGGAGTACCTGCTGGGCATGATCCCCTCTCGCTCGTCGATCTCGCAGACTGCAAACACATGGAAATAA
- the LOC118311746 gene encoding transcriptional repressor p66 alpha isoform X1, whose protein sequence is MSEEAVRQTRSQKRALVREGAPQSTENSDNENDIKKPKLDPSEPTAPAQTTPKPDPELAQDGRSRTSTGSEHEDEQEQSCLPLPSALPLAPNDDREQSPRQHAAEPSSDNRTDCSDRASSEGTEPAVDTRSRARPTEPKASSGMLTAGEVKATIKVEVQTGEQPVDMSTSRGSIKREKRPPSPDDDDDDDVIILSDNDSPSPPMNGLSHFKELDTDLLMKSSPAEREQIIKQLKEELRLEEAKLVLLKKLRQSQIQRDTLQKPSGLTGSSAAPPPLIRGTNTSNKGSQQILTGRSSGTVIPPPLVRGGQQVSSKHGSQIIMPPLVRGAQPISVSPQQIQALRQQQQQQQQLAASGGSGSGPPPLLLGPRTSAPTAQGQRGMVQSALIRIGNSANMLASASSLKGSSSGSSSLSGVGVNDSPASRHAAAKLALRKQLEKTLLEIPPPKPPAPEFNFLPSAANNEFIYLVGLEEVVQNLLDTIHRGKTGVPLSKATIKDPFICTQCNTDFTCRWRQDKTKGGAMLCEDCMSSNQKKVLKAEHTSRLKAAFVKALQQEQEIEQRIIQQTSSSVSHSSSSSASSLKVEQLVSQQLKQAQARASSLQHHHQASRAANIIHHHSIKSSQGQLSHGVSSVGVRGVPHSFSSSSQLQSAVAAAALVSRPGKHAHVSHRSVQSSKVSSSGIGGGRNISGGSASSTAWKKQSNSNTGVTMAYVNPSLTGHKTSATVDARQREYLLGMIPSRSSISQTANTWK, encoded by the exons ATGTCTGAGGAGGCAGTCCGCCAGACGCGCAGCCAGAAGAGGGCGCTGGTGAGGGAGGGCGCTCCCCAGTCTACAGAAAACTCcgataatgaaaatgacatcAAAAAGCCTAAATTGGACCCGTCTGAACCCACGGCACCGGCACAAACGACACCAAAACCCGACCCTGAACTGGCTCAGGATGGTCGGAGCCGGACTAGCACCGGATCAGAGCACGAGGACGAACAAGAGCAGAGCTGCTTGCCGTTACCTTCGGCGTTACCATTGGCCCCCAATGATGATCGGGAGCAGAGCCCGAGGCAGCATGCGGCTGAACCAAGCTCAGACAATCGGACTGACTGCAGTGATAGAGCCAGCAGCGAGGGGACGGAGCCTGCTGTGGATACAAGGAGCCGGGCCCGGCCGACAGAGCCAAAGGCGTCCAGTGGCATGCTGACTGCTGGCGAGGTGAAGGCCACCATCAAAGTCGAGGTTCAGACGGGAGAGCAACCTGTGGACATGAGCACCTCCAGAGG CAGTATAAAAAGGGAGAAGCGCCCTCCGTCCcctgacgacgacgatgatgatgatgtaatcaTCTTGTCAGATAACGACTCCCCGAGTCCACCCATGAACGGCCTGAGCCACTTTAAGGAGCTGGACACAGACCTTCTCATG AAGAGCAGCCCAGCGGAGAGGGAGCAAATCATTaagcagctgaaggaggagctgaGACTGGAAGAGGCCAAGCTGGTGCTGCTGAAGAAACTCCGACAGAGCCAGATACAGAGGGACACCCTCCAAAAG cccTCAGGTCTGACcggctcctctgctgctccacctcctctaATTCGAGGAACGAATACAAGCAATAAAGGCTCTCAGCAG ATACTGACCGGCAGGAGTTCAGGCACGGTCATCCCTCCACCACTGGTGAGAGGGGGGCAGCAGGTTTCGTCCAAACATGGCTCCCAGATCATCATGCCGCCTCTGGTCAGAGGGGCACAG CCCATCTCCGTTTCTCCACAGCAGATCCAGGCTctccgccagcagcagcagcagcagcagcagttggcTGCCTCTGGAGGCTCGGGCTCAGGaccccctcctctgcttttgGGCCCCAGGACCTCAGCCCCTACAGCCCAGGGCCAGAGAGGCATGGTCCAGTCAGCCCTCATCAGAATCGGCAATAGCGCTAACATGCTG GCCTCAGCATCCAGTTTGAAGGGCTCCTCCTCAGGAAGCAGCAGCCTGTCTGGGGTTGGCGTGAACGACTCTCCAGCCAGCCGCCACGCTGCAGCTAAACTCGCCCTGCGAAAACAACTGGAGAAGACCCTCCTGGAGATCCCCCCACCCAAGCCCCCTGCCCCGGAGTTCAACTTCCTGCCCTCAGCAGCCAATAATGAGTTCATTTACCTGGTGGGACTGGAAGAGGTGGTGCAGAATCTGCTGGATACCATCCACAGAG GAAAGACAGGCGTACCACTGTCCAAGGCCACTATCAAAGACCCTTTCATCTGCACTCAGTGCAACACTGACTTCACCTGCCGCTGGAGGCAAGACAAGACTAAAGGAGGGGCAATGCTCTGTGAAGACTGCATGTCATCCAATCAGAAGAAGGTTCTGAAAGCTGAGCACACCAGTAGGCTGAAAGCAGCGTTTGTCAAAGCACTGCAGCAAGAGCAGGAAATCGAGCAGCGAATCATTCAGCAGACATCTTCATCGGTGTCCCACAGTAGCTCCTCATCCGCTTCATCGCTGAAGGTGGAGCAGTTGGTTTCTCAGCAGCTTAAGCAGGCTCAGGCCAGAGCATCCTCcctccagcaccaccaccaggccAGCCGAGCAGCCAACATCATTCACCATCACTCCATCAAG AGTTCCCAGGGCCAGTTGTCCCACGGCGTCTCATCAGTGGGGGTGAGGGGCGTCCCCcattccttctcctcctcctcccagctgCAGAGTGCAGTGGCGGCTGCAGCTTTGGTCAGCCGGCCAGGTAAGCATGCCCATGTTTCCCACCGCTCTGTCCAGAGTTCAAAGGTGAGCAGCAGTGGAATCGGCGGCGGCAGGAATATCAGCGGAGGTAGTGCCTCATCCACTGCATGGAAGAAGCAGAGCAACAGCAACACAG GAGTGACTATGGCTTATGTGAACCCCAGTCTGACGGGCCACAAGACATCAGCCACCGTGGACGCTCGTCAGAGGGAGTACCTGCTGGGCATGATCCCCTCTCGCTCGTCGATCTCGCAGACTGCAAACACATGGAAATAA